In Clostridium ljungdahlii DSM 13528, the genomic window TATTAATAAAGCAGTAGAGAAATTTAATCAAATTGAAGTAAAAACACAGCTTAGCCCAGAACTATCAGCAATTATGGATATTGCAATGTATAAGTACGTTGATATTTTAAATGAAGATGAAGAAATCAAAATAAGGGTTACTGATTCAGAAAATATTACTCAGATTAAAAAGATAATGTATAATTTAAAAATATATAAGTATAGGAATAAGTGTATGAGCAGTATTACTGCTGAGTTGAAAAGATTAATAAAGCAGCCTCAGAGGTAAGAAGCATATTAACTTTATGTATGATAGTTAAAATAGAAGTTATTTATCCGATGACTACCTGCTCTAGTACTTACACGCACTTTATGAAAGCGACTGTCACCAAATCAAAGATTTGGGATATCTGCTTTTCTCTAAGTTTACGTTGCGAGTAGCTATGTTCCTGGATAACGATTTCTAGGCATCAAGTGGAGTTAAAACTCCATCTGATGCCTAGAAATCTGTTTATGAAATACTTGGTTTTAGAGAAAAGGCTGTAGAGTATTATAATATGTATGGTGAATATAAGCCTGCAAGAAATAGATTTAGTAAAAAATATTTTTTATAAATATATTTTTATTTTTTATATAAAGTCCATTTAACTTAAAACGAATAATTAAGTAGAAGGATAAGGAATCCAAAGAAAAAAATATTGAAATTGGATATAAAGTTCTTTAAAGTTTTATCGAATAAATTAATGTGAAAGTCAGGACGACTAATAGACCTATTTATACTCTGCAGGAGGCAGAATTGATAGGTGTATTAGTCGCATTTTCATTGTAGAGATTTGACCAAGGAGGGAAGTAAAATGTTAGTATTAGGCAGGAAGCCCGGAGAGTACATTGTAATTGGCGATAATATTAAGGTAAAAGTTATTAAAAGTGAAGCAGGTGATTTAAGGCTTGCTATAGATGCTCCTAGAGATGTAGAAATCACTAGAGGTGAAGTTTGGGAAGAACAGCAGAAATTGAGACAAGCTAAATAAAATAGCAAAGGTCAAAGAACAAATAACAAGATTTAAGACAAATAATAAAGTTCAAAGAACAAATAACAAAAAATGAAGATTTTCTGTTAATACCGAAAATCAACCTAATTTGATATTTGATATTTAATATTTGAACTTTAAAAAGTTACAGTATAAACAATTTAATAAAAAACTCAGGAGGAGTCAATTGTTCTCGTAATTCAGCAGGATGCTGATAGGGCGGGCATGATTGGCTCCTTTTTTAATAAATAAAAAAGTTTAAGGAACAAATAACAGATAAATTAAGATTTTAGCTGATTAAATGTTGATTAATGTGTTTAGAATCTAGATATATTAAAGCATTTAGGAGGTTGAAATGTTAAAGAAAAATATACTTTACGAAAAGACTTTTAAATTTTCAGTGAGAATAGTAAAGCTATATAAGTACCTTATTGATTATAGAAAGGAATATGTTATTTCAAAGCAAATACTCCGGTCAGGTACAAGTATAGGAGCTAATGTAAAGGAAGGAATAGTAGCACAGAGTAAAAGAGATTTCCTATCAAAAATGTATATTGCATTAAAAGAAGCTTCGGAGACAGAATACTGGCTTGAACTTCTAAAAGAAACTGGATATATTGATGGAAAAATGTTTAATTCTATTATTGAAGATTGTAAAGAAATTAGTAAAATTTTATGTGCTACAGTTAGAACTACAAAGGAAAGAATATAAAGCAAATAACAGAGTGCAAAGAACAAATAGCAAAAAATGAAGATTTTCGGTTAATACCTAAAATCAACTTAATTTGATATTTGATATCTGAACTTTGAACTTTATTTTGTTAGTAATCCTCAAATGAATTGATAATCAATAATTGTTAAATATCAATTGTGAATTGTCATTTGATGAGGGGTTTAACTATAAATAAAAAATTTAGTACACAAGGAAGTGTACTACTCGAAAATCAGGGAGGGAAATATTATGATAATTAATCACAATTTACAAGCAAATAATGCTATTAGACACATGAACAGCAATACTAATGCTGCAAGCAAATCAATGCAAAAACTTTCTTCAGGTCTTAGGATAAACAGTGCAGCAGATGATGCAGCAGGATTAGCTATATCTGAAAAAATGAAGGCACAGGTTGGTGGCCTTAATCAGGCTAATGCAAATGCACAAGATGGTGTATCAATGACTCAAACTGCTGAAGGTGCATTAAATGAAACTACTTCAATTCTTCAAAGAATGAGAACGCTTGCTAACCAGGCAGCAAATGGAACTAACACTGATCAAGATAGATCCAATATACAGGATGAAATGGATCAGTTAACATCAGAAATCAACAGAATAGGTAACACTACTGAATTCAATACACAGAAGTTATTAGATGGTGGAACAGGCTCAGTTGATGGAAATAAAATTACTCAGGCTACAAGTGCAACAGCTACAATTGGAAAACTTACTGCCGGTACACTTACAAATGCATCTACATTAACTATTGATGGACAAACATTTAATTTTTCAAATGTTAAAGTAGCAGGTAATGCAACAGATGGAGCAACTTTAGGCAATGTTACTAATGCTAATGGAAAGAAATTATCAGATTATGTAGATATTAAGGCTACAGCTAATTCAATTACATTTACTGATAAAGCAACAGGAACTACAAGTACACTTAGTGGTGCTACTGCATTCAGTGGTGTAACAGGTACAGGTACTGCAGCTACAATAGCAAAATCTGGAGTTGAAGGTGCGAATGCTCTTACAGGTGCTGATATTTCAATAGCAGCAGGGTCTTCATTTACGGTTAAAGTGGGGCAGGATGCAGCTGTTACTGTAAATTTACCTTCAACAATGTCTAATAAAGTTTATAATACTAGTAGCACAGATAAGAATATACAACAAGCTGCTCTTCAAGATTTGGCAAGAGATTTAAATGCAGCTTTGCAAAATGCAGGACTTGGAAATAATGTTACTGCTGCAGTTTCAAGCGGAAATAAACTTCAGTTTATATCAAATACAGGAAATGATATAACTCTTGCAGAAGTTGGAGCAGGTACTACATTAAGCACTACATTGGGAATGGACACTAATCTTAAAACAACTGGAATTGCTATACAACAAGTTGTAGGACCTGGAGCTGCAGGAAGTGGATTTAATACAACATTCCAGATAGGAGCTAATGAAGGACAATCCATGTCATTAAACATAAATGATATGAGAGCAGCAGCTCTTGGAATTACAGGAAATGCAGGACAGACAGGATTTACAATGACAAATACTGTTACAAATGGAACTACAGATATCAAGCAGGAAGCTGCATTAAATGTTATGAATAAGGATGACGCTTCAGCAGCACTTACAACTATTGATAAAGCATTATCTACAGTTGCTGCTGAAAGAGGTAAATTAGGAGCAGTACAAAATAGACTAGAACATACTGAAAACAACTTATCAACTTCAGCAGAAAACTTGACATCAGCTCAAGCTAGAATAACAGATGTTGATATGGCATCAGAAATGTCTGAGTACTCAAAGAACAACATTTTGTCACAAGCTGCTCAGGCTATGCTTGCACAAGCTAATCAACAGCCACAACAAGTTCTTCAGTTATTAAAATAATTATAAGTGAATTAAAGAGTCAGGGTATTACTCTGGCTCTTTTTAAAAATTGACAGTGCATAGAATCAACAGTCAAATGATTTTATGCAGTATTAATTTTTGTTTAGGAGGAAATTAAATATGCTTCTAAGTATAGGTATGATGGTAAAAGATGAAGAAAAGTATTTGGATAAATGTTTAAAGGCATTAATTCGAATTTTTCGTAATATAGATTCGGAATTAATAATTGTAGATACAGGTTCAACAGATAATATTGTTGAAATTGCAAAGAGGTATACAGATAAGGTATATTTTCATGAATGGAATAACAATTTTTCTGAAATAAGAAATGTTGTTCTAAGTTACTGTAAAGGAGATTGGTTTTTTTATGTAGATGGTGATGAGATACTTGAGGATTGTAATGATTTAGTTAATTTTTTTAAGTTTCAGGAATATAAAAAGTATAATTCAGCATCAATATATATAAAAAATTTATGTGATTTGGAAGATGAAACTGATTATAGCATTTTTGCAGCTTTAAGATTATTTAAAAAAGATAAAGACTTTAAATTTGTTAATGCAGTTCATAATCAACCTTTATATAAAAAGCCTATAAAGACACTTTCTACAAAGTGTAAGCATTATGGATACTTAAGTAATGATAAGAAACTCATGGAAAAAAAGTATAAAAGGACAGCAACTATTTTAAAAGATGAATTAAAAAAGAATCCCCAAAACATTTACTATTGGTATCAGCTTTCTGTAAGTTATGGTATGCATGGTGATAATCAGAAAGCTGTTGATTGTGCCCTTAAAGCTTTTCAACTTATGAAAATAAGAGTGCCAGGAAAATGTATTCAAAAATACATATATGTATATACGCAATTAGCATTAAGTTGCATTATTATTAGAGACTTAAAAAAGGCTGAATATGCATGTAGTGAGGCTATAAAGGTTGGAATTAAACATATAGATATTTATTATTTATTAGGGAAAAGTCAATTTTTGATGAAAAAGAATAATGAGTCTATAAAAGCTTATGGAAAGTATCTAGAATTTTTAAATACAACCCAGGGTATGGATAACGCTAATACTCAAGTATACTGTTATGGTAAAAAGGAGTATGTGTACTTTGATTTATTTATATTATATAAACGTGTTGGAAAATTTGAAAAGGCAATAGAATACTTTAATAAAATTCAAGATGTTCGTATACTTACTAATTTTGAATGTATCGAAGAAAATATAAGCTTATATCTAGATATGAATGATTATGATGGTTTAAAGAATTTTTATGACAATGTAGTAAACATATATGACATTAGGGATACTTTTATTTTATATTTGGAAAAATATATAAATAAGCATGAAGTAAATATAAATAAAATAAAAGATATTTTAAATGAAGAAGACTCGTA contains:
- a CDS encoding carbon storage regulator, which encodes MLVLGRKPGEYIVIGDNIKVKVIKSEAGDLRLAIDAPRDVEITRGEVWEEQQKLRQAK
- a CDS encoding four helix bundle protein, producing the protein MLKKNILYEKTFKFSVRIVKLYKYLIDYRKEYVISKQILRSGTSIGANVKEGIVAQSKRDFLSKMYIALKEASETEYWLELLKETGYIDGKMFNSIIEDCKEISKILCATVRTTKERI
- a CDS encoding flagellin, producing MIINHNLQANNAIRHMNSNTNAASKSMQKLSSGLRINSAADDAAGLAISEKMKAQVGGLNQANANAQDGVSMTQTAEGALNETTSILQRMRTLANQAANGTNTDQDRSNIQDEMDQLTSEINRIGNTTEFNTQKLLDGGTGSVDGNKITQATSATATIGKLTAGTLTNASTLTIDGQTFNFSNVKVAGNATDGATLGNVTNANGKKLSDYVDIKATANSITFTDKATGTTSTLSGATAFSGVTGTGTAATIAKSGVEGANALTGADISIAAGSSFTVKVGQDAAVTVNLPSTMSNKVYNTSSTDKNIQQAALQDLARDLNAALQNAGLGNNVTAAVSSGNKLQFISNTGNDITLAEVGAGTTLSTTLGMDTNLKTTGIAIQQVVGPGAAGSGFNTTFQIGANEGQSMSLNINDMRAAALGITGNAGQTGFTMTNTVTNGTTDIKQEAALNVMNKDDASAALTTIDKALSTVAAERGKLGAVQNRLEHTENNLSTSAENLTSAQARITDVDMASEMSEYSKNNILSQAAQAMLAQANQQPQQVLQLLK
- a CDS encoding glycosyltransferase; its protein translation is MLLSIGMMVKDEEKYLDKCLKALIRIFRNIDSELIIVDTGSTDNIVEIAKRYTDKVYFHEWNNNFSEIRNVVLSYCKGDWFFYVDGDEILEDCNDLVNFFKFQEYKKYNSASIYIKNLCDLEDETDYSIFAALRLFKKDKDFKFVNAVHNQPLYKKPIKTLSTKCKHYGYLSNDKKLMEKKYKRTATILKDELKKNPQNIYYWYQLSVSYGMHGDNQKAVDCALKAFQLMKIRVPGKCIQKYIYVYTQLALSCIIIRDLKKAEYACSEAIKVGIKHIDIYYLLGKSQFLMKKNNESIKAYGKYLEFLNTTQGMDNANTQVYCYGKKEYVYFDLFILYKRVGKFEKAIEYFNKIQDVRILTNFECIEENISLYLDMNDYDGLKNFYDNVVNIYDIRDTFILYLEKYINKHEVNINKIKDILNEEDSYMLLLNIRLAIQNDDESLYYDAETMDNVLELNLNELYYFYGDILYYYMKYSIHNFVNLNESINLIKNISERKNIEFFKYLDGKYENLKKVLYEFLYFNLEEDLSIINLKKTATKYLVATIDSSNTYFREAFNQYVDYGINYIQCVYNVELLESNNVYCLRNEEEAFFLYMRKANLVKTSSDQKYLYYLKKALDVYPYMNNGIKFLLDEFKKSENISEMEKYKKQVKKTIRALVNENKINDANKLISEYEKIVYGDSEIENIKRAMYS